Genomic segment of Cereibacter sphaeroides 2.4.1:
CCGCCGCAGACTCAAGGAGATGCCATGTCCACCGACACCCTGTCCCACCGCCACCTCTTCGTGCCCGCGACCGATCCCGGCCGCCCGCCGCTCCTGCTCTTGCACGGCACCGGCGGCGACGAATCCGACCTCGTGCCGCTGGGACGGGCGGTCGCGCCCGGGGCGGCGCTCCTGTCGCCGCGCGGCGCGGTGCTCGAGCAGGGGCGGCCGCGCTTCTTCCGCCGGCTCGCCGAGGGCGTCTTCGACGAGGCCGATGTGGAGCGCCGCGCCCACGATCTCGCCGACTTCATAGACGAAGCGCAGGCCCGCTACGGCCTCGCAGCGCCGGTGGCGCTCGGTTTCTCGAACGGCGCCAACATTGCGGCGGCGCTCCTCTGGCTCCGGCCCGAGGTGCTGGCGGGCGCCGTCCTGCTCCGGCCGATGGTGCCGCTGGCGAGGCCCCCGTCGGGCCGCCTCGAGGGGCGGCCGGTGCTGATCCTCTCCGGCAGCGCCGATCCGATCGTGCCGGCCGAGAACGCCGCCCGACTGGCAGAGCGGCTGACGGAG
This window contains:
- a CDS encoding alpha/beta hydrolase, whose protein sequence is MSTDTLSHRHLFVPATDPGRPPLLLLHGTGGDESDLVPLGRAVAPGAALLSPRGAVLEQGRPRFFRRLAEGVFDEADVERRAHDLADFIDEAQARYGLAAPVALGFSNGANIAAALLWLRPEVLAGAVLLRPMVPLARPPSGRLEGRPVLILSGSADPIVPAENAARLAERLTEAGAALTHRTLPAGHGPTQRDLDLTTEWLAAH